From the Nodularia sp. NIES-3585 genome, one window contains:
- a CDS encoding 1-acyl-sn-glycerol-3-phosphate acyltransferase, which translates to MPKPINSTQPPLKFIPQRFNPFILQIFRWLLPIVLRFRTKPWLPAGIVQIEGKNVETLAKLYQQFQAGKIRFLIAFRHPEVEDPLCMLYLISYILPKVARQHHIKLQQRTHSYFLYDRGMTVWAGDWLGWLFSKVGGVPIRRGRRLDRQAIQTARELFSDGDMAIAIAPEGGNNGHSEIVSPLEPGVAQLGFWCVEDLQKAHRSETVVIVPIGIKYSYVEPPWSKLHGLLTKLEADSGLEPFDKSATHKQPEIYYQRLCRLGEYFITEMEEFYRRFHHQDIPKTISIDESASPNQILIARLHRLMDKALHVAEAYFGVQAHGNFIDRCRRLEEAGWNYIYRDDIADINALSPFKRGLADWIASEADLKMQHMRIVESFVAVSANYIQEKPTAERLAETALLMFDLLSRIQESTLPGRPRLGLRKAMITVGEPISVTEIWEKCQGNRAASRQAVTALTKDLQTALETIIKDN; encoded by the coding sequence TTGCCTAAACCAATCAACTCTACCCAACCACCACTCAAATTTATTCCCCAACGCTTTAACCCATTTATACTGCAAATTTTTCGGTGGTTATTGCCTATTGTGCTACGTTTTCGCACTAAACCATGGCTACCTGCTGGAATTGTCCAGATTGAAGGTAAGAATGTTGAGACATTAGCTAAACTTTATCAACAATTCCAGGCGGGCAAAATTCGCTTTTTGATTGCGTTTCGTCATCCAGAGGTAGAAGATCCTTTGTGTATGCTATATCTAATTTCCTACATTTTGCCTAAAGTTGCACGCCAGCATCATATTAAACTGCAACAACGCACTCACAGCTACTTTCTTTATGACCGAGGAATGACTGTGTGGGCTGGTGATTGGCTGGGGTGGTTGTTCTCTAAAGTTGGCGGTGTCCCCATTCGTCGTGGTCGGCGATTAGATAGACAAGCTATTCAAACAGCAAGAGAGTTATTTAGTGATGGTGATATGGCGATCGCGATCGCACCCGAAGGAGGTAATAATGGTCATAGTGAAATTGTCAGTCCTCTAGAACCAGGTGTGGCTCAATTAGGGTTCTGGTGTGTAGAAGACTTGCAAAAAGCTCACCGTTCTGAGACTGTGGTGATTGTGCCGATTGGCATTAAATATAGCTACGTTGAGCCGCCTTGGTCAAAACTGCATGGGCTGTTAACTAAATTAGAAGCTGATAGCGGCTTGGAACCATTTGACAAATCTGCGACTCATAAACAGCCAGAAATTTACTATCAACGCCTTTGTCGCTTGGGTGAATATTTCATTACCGAGATGGAAGAATTTTATCGCCGTTTCCATCATCAAGACATCCCCAAAACCATATCTATTGATGAATCTGCTAGCCCGAATCAGATTTTAATTGCTAGATTGCATCGTTTAATGGATAAAGCTTTACACGTTGCTGAAGCATATTTTGGAGTACAAGCCCATGGAAATTTTATTGATCGTTGTCGTCGTTTAGAAGAAGCTGGTTGGAATTATATTTATCGGGATGATATAGCAGATATCAATGCTTTATCACCCTTCAAACGTGGGTTAGCAGATTGGATTGCTTCAGAAGCAGATTTGAAGATGCAACATATGAGAATAGTGGAAAGTTTTGTGGCTGTGAGTGCTAATTATATTCAGGAAAAACCGACGGCGGAAAGGTTGGCGGAAACGGCATTATTAATGTTTGATTTGCTTTCTCGCATCCAGGAATCTACTCTTCCTGGAAGACCTCGCCTAGGTTTGAGAAAGGCGATGATTACTGTGGGTGAACCAATTTCTGTGACTGAAATCTGGGAAAAATGTCAAGGAAATCGCGCTGCGTCTCGTCAAGCTGTGACTGCATTGACAAAAGACTTACAAACTGCTTTGGAAACTATCATTAAAGATAATTAG
- a CDS encoding DUF1295 domain-containing protein, translating into MKSKYAINLHKGLTFFFVLGLMFIYQNFTLGAWVYLALHGTYGFLWLLKDRIFPDPQWEQFVSIPQGIFVFVIVNLYWIAPFILISSGTVPPLPLVALAISVNIFGVFLSFASDAQKYYTLKYQKGLITEGFFARCRNTNYLGEILIYSAFAMLTLHWLPFLILGGFISMIFIPNMLKKDKSLSRYSDFEEYKKRSGLLFPKLFFIADSQPEEKTLV; encoded by the coding sequence ATGAAAAGCAAGTATGCCATCAATCTTCACAAAGGACTAACATTCTTTTTTGTACTGGGACTTATGTTTATTTACCAAAACTTCACTCTTGGGGCTTGGGTATATTTAGCACTTCACGGTACTTATGGCTTTCTGTGGCTACTAAAAGACCGCATATTCCCAGACCCACAATGGGAGCAATTCGTTTCCATCCCGCAGGGCATTTTTGTTTTTGTGATTGTGAACCTATACTGGATAGCACCTTTTATTCTGATTAGTAGTGGCACAGTCCCACCCTTACCATTAGTAGCACTAGCCATTTCTGTGAATATCTTTGGTGTTTTTCTCAGCTTTGCTAGCGATGCCCAGAAATACTATACCCTGAAATATCAGAAGGGACTAATAACAGAAGGATTCTTTGCTCGTTGTCGCAACACCAATTATCTGGGAGAAATCTTGATTTATAGTGCCTTCGCCATGCTGACACTACACTGGCTCCCATTCTTGATTCTTGGAGGTTTTATCAGCATGATATTTATTCCCAATATGCTTAAGAAAGACAAATCTTTATCTCGTTACTCTGATTTTGAGGAATACAAAAAGCGTTCAGGGCTTTTGTTCCCAAAACTGTTTTTTATCGCAGATTCTCAGCCAGAAGAAAAAACCCTTGTTTAG
- a CDS encoding DUF3134 domain-containing protein — protein sequence MPNGPLSEEPRNQRATVIRTSNEFVLLEWLKSNGRLIEREPQESQRLSQVEEISEMIELDDIPYDHDDDDSDMDLED from the coding sequence ATGCCTAACGGCCCTTTGAGTGAAGAACCTCGTAACCAACGAGCCACTGTAATTCGTACTAGTAATGAATTTGTTTTGCTAGAATGGCTGAAATCAAATGGTCGTCTCATAGAGCGTGAACCTCAAGAGTCTCAGCGTCTGAGCCAAGTAGAAGAAATTTCAGAGATGATTGAGCTTGATGATATCCCTTATGATCATGATGATGATGATTCAGATATGGACTTAGAAGATTAG
- a CDS encoding DUF938 domain-containing protein, with the protein MKIPEDARQYAPATQRNREPILEVLLQVLPTSGTILEVASGTGEHAVFFAPRLQPREWLPSEQNPLLRASVTAWAEECSSDNLYPPLEIDASAPIWAVEKGTLPYSPIVAIVNINMIHISPWSACLGLMAGAGRILPPGGILYLYGPFKENGEHTASSNAAFDQSLRAQNPAWGVRNLEEVVAAASTESLRLKATYQMPANNLSLVFQRCE; encoded by the coding sequence ATGAAGATACCAGAGGATGCGCGACAGTACGCGCCAGCAACTCAACGCAATCGTGAACCTATTTTAGAGGTACTTTTACAAGTGTTACCTACAAGTGGCACTATCTTGGAAGTGGCTAGTGGTACGGGTGAACACGCTGTATTTTTTGCGCCCCGTCTTCAGCCTCGTGAATGGCTACCTTCTGAGCAAAATCCGTTATTACGCGCTAGTGTCACGGCTTGGGCTGAAGAATGTTCATCAGATAATCTTTATCCACCTTTGGAAATTGATGCTAGTGCGCCAATTTGGGCAGTAGAGAAAGGTACATTACCTTACTCACCCATTGTAGCTATAGTTAATATCAATATGATTCATATTTCACCTTGGTCAGCTTGTTTGGGACTAATGGCTGGTGCTGGTCGAATTTTACCTCCTGGTGGAATACTCTATTTATATGGGCCATTCAAAGAAAACGGCGAACATACCGCATCTAGTAATGCCGCTTTTGATCAATCTTTAAGGGCGCAAAATCCGGCGTGGGGTGTGCGTAATTTAGAGGAAGTTGTGGCCGCAGCTAGTACCGAGTCTCTCAGACTTAAAGCAACTTATCAAATGCCGGCTAATAATCTTTCTCTAGTGTTTCAACGTTGTGAATAG
- a CDS encoding rhodanese-related sulfurtransferase, which yields MKQENIQVVAALYKFVKLPDFAEKPETLLSYCQSQGVKGTILLAAEGINGTIAGSRQAVDSVLAFLRADPRLADLEHKESYTETQPFERMKVRLKPEIVTMGLPEVDPNQQVGTYVSPEEWNDLIRDPEVIVIDTRNDYEVNIGTFKKAQNPQTKSFREFPEYVSNNLDPSQHKKIALFCTGGIRCEKASSFMLSQGFAEVYHLKGGILKYLESVPTESSLWEGECFVFDERVAVRHGLESGSHERCFCCGHPISATDKTSHKYEEGISCPHCFDHLTEEKRVRQQEKWKQYQLIRNS from the coding sequence ATGAAGCAAGAAAATATCCAAGTGGTGGCAGCCCTTTATAAATTTGTCAAACTGCCCGATTTTGCTGAAAAACCAGAAACTCTGTTGTCTTACTGCCAATCACAAGGTGTTAAGGGGACAATTTTATTGGCAGCAGAAGGCATTAACGGCACTATTGCCGGGTCGCGTCAGGCGGTTGACTCTGTTCTGGCGTTTTTGCGTGCTGACCCGCGTTTAGCAGACTTAGAACATAAAGAGTCGTACACCGAAACACAGCCCTTTGAACGGATGAAGGTACGCCTAAAGCCAGAAATTGTGACTATGGGTTTACCAGAAGTTGACCCAAATCAGCAGGTAGGTACTTATGTCAGTCCCGAAGAATGGAATGATTTGATTCGTGATCCTGAAGTAATTGTGATTGACACCCGTAATGATTATGAAGTGAATATCGGGACTTTCAAAAAGGCACAAAATCCTCAAACTAAATCATTCCGAGAGTTTCCCGAATATGTGAGTAACAATCTCGACCCTAGTCAACACAAAAAAATCGCGTTGTTTTGTACTGGTGGTATTCGTTGTGAAAAAGCTTCATCTTTTATGCTTTCCCAAGGCTTTGCTGAAGTCTATCACCTTAAAGGTGGTATTCTCAAGTATTTGGAATCAGTGCCAACAGAGTCAAGTTTGTGGGAAGGTGAATGTTTTGTATTTGATGAACGGGTAGCCGTGCGTCATGGCTTAGAGTCAGGTAGTCATGAACGATGCTTTTGTTGTGGACATCCCATTTCTGCGACAGATAAGACTTCTCATAAATATGAAGAAGGTATTTCTTGTCCTCACTGTTTTGATCACCTGACTGAAGAAAAAAGAGTGCGTCAGCAAGAGAAGTGGAAACAATATCAATTAATTCGTAATTCGTAA